From Drosophila suzukii chromosome 2R, CBGP_Dsuzu_IsoJpt1.0, whole genome shotgun sequence, a single genomic window includes:
- the NKAIN gene encoding sodium/potassium-transporting ATPase subunit beta-1-interacting protein isoform X3, protein MGSCSCTRRHFLLSICFLQVITIIERQVFDFLGYMWAPILVNFFHILFIIFGFYGAYHFRVKYIITYLIWNFLWIGWNAFLICFYLNVGQLNRDSNLLNLGTGSVSWFEANGYGCKPTYNMTADDPIRPERVEGCLLDYELVEITHSGVQCALALLGIFGAILISCIFLDEDDRFDFMNGDAKSPQHTVVHPIEAY, encoded by the exons ATGGGCTCGTGCTCGTGTACGCGGCGACACTTTTTGCTGTCAATATGCTTCCTGCAAGTG ATAACGATTATCGAGCGCCAGGTATTCGACTTCCTCGGGTACATGTGGGCGCCCATCCTGGTGAACTTTTTCCACATTCTGTTCATCATATTCGGGTTCTACGGCGCCTACCACTTCCGCGTTAAATACATCATCACC TATCTAATATGGAACTTCCTGTGGATCGGCTGGAACGCCTTCCTAATTTGCTTCTACTTGAATGTGGGGCAGTTGAACAGG GACAGTAACCTGCTCAACCTGGGTACTGGCAGCGTCTCCTGGTTCGAGGCGAACGGATACGGCTGCAAGCCCACCTACAACATGACCGCGGACGATCCGATCCGGCCGGAGCGCGTGGAGGGCTGCCTGCTGGACTACGAGCTGGTGGAGATCACCCACTCGGGGGTGCAGTGCGCCCTGGCG CTGCTCGGCATATTCGGTGCGATTCTTATCAGTTGCATATTTCTTGACGAGGACGACAGAT TCGATTTCATGAACGGCGACGCGAAGAGTCCACAGCACACCGTGGTGCACCCAAT TGAAGCATATTAG
- the RhoGAP54D gene encoding uncharacterized protein RhoGAP54D, with the protein MDTDHANLNDFRDRDLATRMRRCNYEKYKSLVRMHLSFELELNTDEFDLPCHEIVYEDKGKLKKWNRLSKKHRLGHGAAAATSCAAGSGSKSVGNSPTETLQQQIDPGFLMHLQELKEFLMLEKNLTQEGLFRKGGAVSRQNELRMHIQHDKPLNLEQAGFSAHDCATVFKGFLSELPEPLLTDAHYPAHLQIAPLCQALNGQVAATAERQRHLLNSVQLLLLLLPEEHRELLQHIIEMLHAVAQHEKSNKMSAENLATLFTPHLICPRQLPPEVLHYQAKKMASIVTYMIVRGLDIFEVPGKLSTDIRAYFLERKRKKTMSPEQTLDESISDVSTVNTVYTFVDRAATAAATNTNNTDTELAQLYAHIQSMPESSKKRRLIKQFNKQNGQGTPLQLVVMNRLKNNEATRSAKSLGDSIKKHIFHKSLMSRTPKRVPPSFHMAGGPETPNMSHVKPPKMRVLFQSPTPPTPTSSTITSVTLATNPRHQLQKSISSASLKIESSSSDSSSSCPASGSISAPVSRQQSKESPSCRIAVVPGQDLDEINADCCVTPLKIMSAVAKQLIDKKSVAWDEHRLLEVEEYSNPSTPVQQSSRYKSEPNLSSILPQVDAEEEDDGALTPIVEGRSTMAASSHHMGRSITRKLMKGVSMGNLRFPFSTPETTKRLVRSVSATLRRRPSGEEGKHCPSAADAPLLEDVDDSDEEDVHHGEVDEEDDDTLSENNGSSNELPPMNLGYQQILQSSVYRNMDLITSTPALHMGRRSMSPITKSTQRMPKAMQESIMTPRSRKPVMLLTALAGNGDKQLNLSFAEQEEQDSIGGTPTKQLEPPSLHSEDATSLGGYADIIGQQQSFALFNSRQRTTSSSTSNEDSKPSNALSSDFKEYLLTRSVLTASPTDLSFASRSDDFGGASTTQDIDDLDESDLSPSLLYCLDGNEPTLASPFGNSNGRKRSAGTPLKSTLITNLDADNKENMENLQEEHSRTKKLLITSPEEYPGETAL; encoded by the exons ATGGACACGGACCATGCGAACCTAAATGACTTCAGGGATCGCGATCTGGCCACGCGCATGCGCCGCTGCAATTACGAAAAGTACAAATCCCTGGTGCGCATGCACTTGTCCTTTGAACTGGAGCTGAATACGGATGA GTTCGATCTCCCCTGCCACGAGATCGTCTACGAGGACAAGGGCAAGCTGAAGAAGTGGAACCGCCTGTCCAAAAAACATCGCCTGGGCCACGGTGCAGCCGCTGCCACATCCTGTGCCGCCGGCTCTGGCAGCAAATCCGTGGGCAATAGTCCCACAGAGACACTGCAGCAGCAAATTGATCCTGGATTCCTGATGCATCTGCAAGAGCTCAAGGAGTTCCTCATGCTGGAGAAGA ATCTCACCCAGGAGGGACTGTTCCGCAAGGGCGGAGCCGTGTCCCGGCAAAACGAACTTCGGATGCACATCCAGCACGACAAACCACTGAACTTGGAACAGGCTGGCTTCTCGGCCCACGACTGCGCTACCGTTTTCAAGGGTTTCCTTTCGGAGCTGCCAGAACCCCTACTTACAGACGCCCACTATCCAGCCCACCTCCAGATAGCCCCGCTCTGCCAGGCGCTCAATGGTCAAGTGGCAGCCACCGCCGAGCGACAGCGTCACCTGCTCAACTCGGTGCAGCTACTGCTCCTGCTTTTGCCCGAAGAACATCGCGAACTCCTGCAGCACATCATCGAAATGCTGCACGCCGTTGCCCAGCACGAGAAGAGCAACAAAATGAGCGCCGAGAACTTGGCCACTTTGTTTACGCCTCATCTGATCTGCCCCAGGCAACTGCCGCCGGAGGTGCTGCACTACCAGGCCAAGAAGATGGCCAGCATCGTGACCTACATGATCGTCCGCGGACTTGACATCTTCGAGGTGCCCGGCAAGCTGTCTACTGACATCCGGGCGTACTTTCTCGAGCGCAAACGAAAGAAAACCATGTCGCCGGAACAAACGCTCGACGAGTCCATCTCGGACGTCTCGACGGTCAACACGGTGTACACTTTCGTAGACCGCGCCGCCACTGCAGCGGCCACCAATACGAATAATACGGATACGGAGCTGGCGCAGCTCTATGCCCACATCCAGAGCATGCCGGAGTCCTCCAAGAAGCGACGACTGATCAAGCAGTTCAACAAACAAAACGGGCAGg GCACACCGTTGCAGCTGGTGGTAATGAATCGACTGAAGAACAACGAGGCCACTCGGAGTGCCAAGTCTTTGGGCGATTCCATTAAGAAGCACATTTTCCACAAGAGTCTCATGTCACGCACTCCGAAGAGAGTGCCTCCTAGCTTCCATATGGCTGGAGGACCCGAG ACGCCAAACATGTCGCATGTGAAACCGCCCAAGATGCGGGTGCTTTTCCAGAGCCCCACGCCACCCACTCCCACCTCATCGACCATCACCAGCGTCACCCTGGCCACTAACCCCCGGCATCAGCTTCAGAAATCCATCTCATCAGCGTCCCTCAAGATCGAGTCCTCGTCCTCGGACAGCAGTTCCAGCTGTCCGGCCAGCGGTAGCATCTCTGCTCCAGTTAGTCGTCAGCAATCCAAGGAATCGCCTTCGTGCAGAATTGCTGTTGTTCCCGGCCAGGATCTGGATGAGATCAATGCCGATTGCTGTGTCACACCATTGAAGATTATGTCAGCGGTTGCCAAGCAGCTAATTGACAAGAAGAGTGTGGCCTGGGACGAGCACCGACTGCTAGAGGTTGAGGAGTACTCGAATCCCTCCACCCCGGTCCAGCAATCTTCGCGTTACAAGTCGGAGCCTAATCTCTCCAGTATCCTGCCGCAGGTGGacgccgaggaggaggacgacgGTGCACTAACGCCCATTGTAGAGGGCCGCAGCACCATGGCagcgagcagccaccacatgGGCAGATCGATAACACGCAAGTTGATGAAGGGCGTCAGCATGGGTAATCTCAGATTCCCGTTCAGCACGCCGGAGACGACTAAACGGCTGGTGCGCAGTGTCTCGGCCACGTTGAGAAGGCGTCCCAGTGGCGAAGAGGGCAAGCACTGCCCATCTGCAGCGGATGCACCACTGCTAGAGGATGTGGATGACAGCGATGAAGAGGACGTCCATCATGGTGAGGTGGACGAGGAGGACGACGATACGCTGTCGGAGAATAATGGCAGCTCCAATGAACTGCCCCCTATGAATCTGGGCTATCAGCAGATCCTTCAGAGCAGCGTCTACCGCAACATGGATCTCATCACGAGCACACCTGCTCTCCACATGGGCCGGCGTTCCATGTCGCCCATCACCAAGTCCACCCAACGCATGCCCAAGGCGATGCAG GAATCTATTATGACTCCCCGCTCCCGAAAACCCGTGATGCTGCTGACCGCCTTGGCTGGCAATGGCGACAAGCAGCTGAACCTGAGCTTTGCCGAGCAAGAGGAGCAGGATTCGATTGGAGGCACACCCACGAAGCAGCTGGAACCGCCTTCGCTGCACAGTGAGGATGCGACTTCTCTTGGAGGATATGCTGATATCATTGGGCAGCAGCAGAGTTTTGCCCTCTTTAACTCCAGACAGCGCACCAcaagcagcagcaccagcaacGAAGACTCAAAGCCCTCGAATGCCTTGTCGAGTGATTTTAA GGAATACTTGCTAACACGCAGTGTGCTAACCGCCAGTCCGACGGACTTGTCGTTTGCCAGTCGCTCGGATGACTTTGGTGGAGCCAGCACAACGCAGGACATCGACGACTTGGACGAGTCTGATCTGAGTCCCAGCCTCCTCTACTGCCTGGACGGGAATGAGCCCACTTTGGCCTCACCCTTTGGCAACAGCAACGGTAGAAAGCGATCGGCGGGCACGCCCTTGAAATCTACATTGATTACCAACCTTGATGCGGATAACAAGGAGAACATGGAGAACCTCCAGGAGGAGCACTCGCGCACCAAAAAGCTTCTTATTACTTCTCCCGAGGAGTATCCGGGCGAAACGGCCCTCTAG
- the icln gene encoding methylosome subunit pICln — MVLIMRVSPPEHGLLYTANNIKLKLGDKVVGEGTIYIAQNTLSWQPTDQPEGISIEWKQVSLHGISSNPRKCIYFMLDHKVEWNGVYGDPPQPAVNGQNGGGPDADVDEGNGSDEHEDDDNFEDAVDEQFEEVTECWLLPDDIHTVDTMYSAMTTCQALHPDSADSDSEDSDPMQDAGGLNDEAMEEDDALTLGRNGVQNLSLDDDDERFEDADE, encoded by the exons atGGTGCTTATTATGCGTGTTTCGCCGCCCGAACACGGCCTTCTGTATACGGCCAACAACATCAAGCTCAAACTGGGTGACAAGGTGGTGGGGGAGGGCACGATTTACATAGCCCAAAA TACGCTATCCTGGCAGCCAACTGACCAGCCGGAGGGCATATCCATCGAGTGGAAGCAGGTGAGCCTGCACGGCATCTCCTCGAACCCGAGAAAGTGCATATACTTCATGTTGGATCACAAAGTGGAGTGGAACGGCGTCTACGGAGATCCTCCGCAGCCGGCGGTTAATGGCCAGAATGGCGGGGGTCCAGACGCCGACGTGGACGAAGGAAATGGGAGCGATGAGCACGAGGACGACGATAATTTCGAGGACGCCGTGGACGAGCAGTTCGAGGAGGTCACAGAGTGCTGGCTGCTGCCGGACGACATCCACACCGTGGACACCATGTACAGCGCCATGACCACTTGCCAGGCACTGCATCCGGATTCGGCGGACAGCGACTCGGAGGACAGCGATCCCATGCAGGACGCCGGTGGCTTGAACGACGAGGCCATGGAGGAGGATGACGCCCTGACGCTGGGACGGAACGGCGTGCAGAATCTCAGCCTGGACGACGATGATGAGAGATTTGAGGACGCCGACGAGTGA
- the LOC108009488 gene encoding facilitated trehalose transporter Tret1-2 homolog, with the protein MSKGSVLPQYIAGLSASFGALCMGASIGWSSPVENMISVESDYGFPITSSQFGWVSSLLTLGATVICIPIGFAIDWIGRRPTMLALIPPYMVGWVLMLFANNVTMLYFGRFILGMCGGAFCVTAPMYCTEICTTALRGTIGAFFQLLIVSGVLYGYLVGAFLPLLTINILCAILPLVFATIHFFMPESPVYLAMKGRNEDAAKALQWLRGKDADIDDELKEILEESQKQSDQPKVNILVALRRPIVLKGLLIAVLLQVFQQWTGINAILFYSTSIFEDTGSGLSGSDATLIIGVTQVTSTLVGVAIIDKAGRRVLLLISGILMAVTTALMGVYFQLSESDPGSMDNYGWLPISSICIFIVFFSIGFGPVPWLVMAELFAEDVKSVAGSIAGTSNWLSAFMVTLLFPILKTSIGPGPTFWIFTVIAVLAFLYSLFFVPETKGKTIIEIQHMLAGGKVDKSQDKSET; encoded by the exons ATGTCTAAGGGATCGGTATTGCCGCAATATATTGCCGGCTTGTCGGCCAGCTTTGGAGCCCTCTGCATGGGAGCCTCCATCGGTTGGTCCTCGCCGGTGGAGAATATGATTTCGGTGGAATCGGACTATGGATTTCCGATCACCTCCAGTCAATTCGGCTGGGTATCCTCGCTTTTGACCCTGGGCGCCACGGTGATCTGCATTCCAATTGGCTTCGCCATTGATTGGATCGGCCGCAGACCCACTATGTTGGCTCTGATTCCACCCTATATGGTTGGCTGGGTGCTGATGTTGTTCGCCAACAACGTGACCATGCTGTACTTCGGCCGATTCATCCTGGGCATGTGTGGAGGAGCCTTTTGTGTGACTGCGCCCATGTATTGTACGGAAATCTGTACGACGGCTTTGAGAGGAACGATAGGCGCCTTCTTCCAGCTGCTGATTGTGTCGGGCGTGTTGTACGGGTACTTGGTAGGAGCCTTCCTGCCCCTGCTCACCATCAATATCCTGTGCGCCATCCTGCCCCTGGTCTTCGCCACTATCCACTTCTTCATGCCCGAGTCCCCCGTCTACCTGGCCATGAAGGGGCGCAACGAAGATGCCGCCAAGGCTCTGCAGTGGCTGCGTGGCAAGGATGCAGACATCGATGACGAGCTTAAGGAGATCCTGGAGGAGTCCCAGAAGCAGAGTGATCAGCCCAAG GTCAACATTTTAGTCGCCCTCCGCCGCCCCATCGTTTTGAAGGGTCTTCTGATCGCAGTGCTCCTGCAGGTGTTCCAACAGTGGACGGGAATCAACGCCATCCTCTTCTACTCTACCTCCATTTTCGAGGACACGGGCTCCGGTCTGAGTGGCAGCGATGCCACACTCATCATTGGCGTCACCCAGGTGACCAGCACTCTAGTGGGCGTGGCTATCATCGATAAGGCTGGTCGCCGGGTCCTACTCCTGATCTCCGGCATACTGATGGCCGTGACCACTGCCCTGATGGGCGTATACTTCCAGCTGAGCGAGAGCGATCCGGGCTCGATGGACAACTATGGTTGGCTGCCGATCAGCAGCATCTGCATCTTTATTGTCTTCTTCTCGATCGGATTTGGACCGGTGCCCTGGCTGGTGATGGCGGAGCTCTTCGCGGAGGACGTGAAGAGTGTGGCGGGATCTATTGCCGGCACCAGCAACTGGCTGTCGGCCTTCATGGTCACGCTGCTCTTCCCGATCCTCAAGACCTCCATTGGGCCGGGACCCACGTTCTGGATCTTCACCGTGATCGCGGTCCTTGCCTTCCTCTACTCGCTCTTCTTCGTGCCGGAGACCAAGGGCAAGACGATAATCGAGATCCAGCACATGTTGGCCGGCGGAAAGGTGGACAAGAGCCAGGACAAGAGCGAGACGTGA
- the NKAIN gene encoding hornerin isoform X2 — translation MGLGLGDSRGDQDGGELSPKPMTPRRVKRRSVMARGTQGRQSSGGGSSTRRSHHGSSGTLRSKHGHGGHGGGADSSSGSYVRSSTRSSRRKYHQNPVTKIIDQQLQQQQQQQPHLGSFHRQDKLSLTASNLHSLNNDIVNNTNAPGSQLGSLGKSNRHYYHSYRKNIPLDPIYYNTNGQGVLEEPSSPTLPPPPPLPSVAAASSLQVGGGGHYNPSYQHSTTHLNDVGHVPDELYNNRPPSVRSSYSNFHGSRPLSTTYGNAAGENVFAGLNGASSTPPQAPCTPPLYQQHPIHLQQQHQQQQYLPPPPMDPAPAYVSAMSFSKRTASRESIRSMAFLNNGPPAYNLNYHTPPDSETTM, via the coding sequence ATGGGACTGGGGCTGGGCGATTCCCGAGGCGACCAGGATGGCGGCGAGCTGAGTCCCAAGCCGATGACACCGCGGCGCGTCAAGAGACGGTCGGTCATGGCGCGCGGCACGCAAGGGAGGCAGTCGAGTGGAGGCGGAAGCAGCACCAGACGTTCGCATCACGGCTCCAGCGGCACCTTAAGATCAAAGCACGGACACGGCGGACATGGTGGCGGAGCAGACAGCAGTAGCGGAAGCTATGTGCGGAGCAGCACTCGGAGCTCCCGCCGAAAGTATCACCAGAACCCGGTGACCAAGATCATCGACCAGCAgctgcagcaacaacagcagcagcagcctcACCTGGGTTCCTTTCACCGACAAGACAAACTATCGCTGACCGCCTCCAACCTGCACTCACTCAACAATGACATAGTGAACAACACCAACGCGCCCGGCAGCCAGCTGGGCAGTCTGGGTAAGAGCAACCGGCACTACTACCACAGCTATCGCAAGAACATTCCGCTGGACCCAATTTACTACAACACGAACGGGCAGGGAGTGCTGGAGGAGCCGAGTTCGCCAACTCTTCCGCCGCCACCACCTCTGCCATCTGTTGCAGCCGCATCCAGCCTGCAGGTGGGCGGAGGAGGCCACTACAATCCCAGTTACCAACACTCCACCACCCACCTGAACGACGTGGGCCACGTGCCCGATGAGCTTTACAACAATCGGCCGCCCTCGGTGCGCTCCAGTTACTCGAATTTCCACGGCTCGCGGCCACTCTCCACCACCTACGGAAATGCCGCAGGCGAGAACGTGTTCGCCGGACTGAACGGGGCCAGTTCCACTCCGCCGCAGGCTCCATGTACGCCGCCCCTCTACCAGCAGCATCCAATACacctgcagcagcaacaccagcagcagcaatatcTTCCGCCGCCGCCAATGGACCCGGCGCCTGCCTACGTCAGCGCCATGTCCTTCTCCAAACGGACTGCCTCGAGGGAAAGCATCCGCTCGATGGCCTTTCTGAACAACGGTCCGCCCGCCTACAATCTCAACTACCACACGCCGCCCGACTCGGAGACGACGATGTGA
- the NKAIN gene encoding sodium/potassium-transporting ATPase subunit beta-1-interacting protein isoform X1 produces MGSCSCTRRHFLLSICFLQVITIIERQVFDFLGYMWAPILVNFFHILFIIFGFYGAYHFRVKYIITYLIWNFLWIGWNAFLICFYLNVGQLNRDSNLLNLGTGSVSWFEANGYGCKPTYNMTADDPIRPERVEGCLLDYELVEITHSGVQCALALLGIFGAILISCIFLDEDDRLKHISKQSKHRQSLYSIEFGSSSDTIRHGGHSMGLGLGDSRGDQDGGELSPKPMTPRRVKRRSVMARGTQGRQSSGGGSSTRRSHHGSSGTLRSKHGHGGHGGGADSSSGSYVRSSTRSSRRKYHQNPVTKIIDQQLQQQQQQQPHLGSFHRQDKLSLTASNLHSLNNDIVNNTNAPGSQLGSLGKSNRHYYHSYRKNIPLDPIYYNTNGQGVLEEPSSPTLPPPPPLPSVAAASSLQVGGGGHYNPSYQHSTTHLNDVGHVPDELYNNRPPSVRSSYSNFHGSRPLSTTYGNAAGENVFAGLNGASSTPPQAPCTPPLYQQHPIHLQQQHQQQQYLPPPPMDPAPAYVSAMSFSKRTASRESIRSMAFLNNGPPAYNLNYHTPPDSETTM; encoded by the exons ATGGGCTCGTGCTCGTGTACGCGGCGACACTTTTTGCTGTCAATATGCTTCCTGCAAGTG ATAACGATTATCGAGCGCCAGGTATTCGACTTCCTCGGGTACATGTGGGCGCCCATCCTGGTGAACTTTTTCCACATTCTGTTCATCATATTCGGGTTCTACGGCGCCTACCACTTCCGCGTTAAATACATCATCACC TATCTAATATGGAACTTCCTGTGGATCGGCTGGAACGCCTTCCTAATTTGCTTCTACTTGAATGTGGGGCAGTTGAACAGG GACAGTAACCTGCTCAACCTGGGTACTGGCAGCGTCTCCTGGTTCGAGGCGAACGGATACGGCTGCAAGCCCACCTACAACATGACCGCGGACGATCCGATCCGGCCGGAGCGCGTGGAGGGCTGCCTGCTGGACTACGAGCTGGTGGAGATCACCCACTCGGGGGTGCAGTGCGCCCTGGCG CTGCTCGGCATATTCGGTGCGATTCTTATCAGTTGCATATTTCTTGACGAGGACGACAGAT TGAAGCATATTAGCAAGCAGTCCAAGCACCGCCAGTCGCTCTACTCGATCGAATtcggcagcagcagcgacaCTATCCGGCATGGCGGCCACTCTATGGGACTGGGGCTGGGCGATTCCCGAGGCGACCAGGATGGCGGCGAGCTGAGTCCCAAGCCGATGACACCGCGGCGCGTCAAGAGACGGTCGGTCATGGCGCGCGGCACGCAAGGGAGGCAGTCGAGTGGAGGCGGAAGCAGCACCAGACGTTCGCATCACGGCTCCAGCGGCACCTTAAGATCAAAGCACGGACACGGCGGACATGGTGGCGGAGCAGACAGCAGTAGCGGAAGCTATGTGCGGAGCAGCACTCGGAGCTCCCGCCGAAAGTATCACCAGAACCCGGTGACCAAGATCATCGACCAGCAgctgcagcaacaacagcagcagcagcctcACCTGGGTTCCTTTCACCGACAAGACAAACTATCGCTGACCGCCTCCAACCTGCACTCACTCAACAATGACATAGTGAACAACACCAACGCGCCCGGCAGCCAGCTGGGCAGTCTGGGTAAGAGCAACCGGCACTACTACCACAGCTATCGCAAGAACATTCCGCTGGACCCAATTTACTACAACACGAACGGGCAGGGAGTGCTGGAGGAGCCGAGTTCGCCAACTCTTCCGCCGCCACCACCTCTGCCATCTGTTGCAGCCGCATCCAGCCTGCAGGTGGGCGGAGGAGGCCACTACAATCCCAGTTACCAACACTCCACCACCCACCTGAACGACGTGGGCCACGTGCCCGATGAGCTTTACAACAATCGGCCGCCCTCGGTGCGCTCCAGTTACTCGAATTTCCACGGCTCGCGGCCACTCTCCACCACCTACGGAAATGCCGCAGGCGAGAACGTGTTCGCCGGACTGAACGGGGCCAGTTCCACTCCGCCGCAGGCTCCATGTACGCCGCCCCTCTACCAGCAGCATCCAATACacctgcagcagcaacaccagcagcagcaatatcTTCCGCCGCCGCCAATGGACCCGGCGCCTGCCTACGTCAGCGCCATGTCCTTCTCCAAACGGACTGCCTCGAGGGAAAGCATCCGCTCGATGGCCTTTCTGAACAACGGTCCGCCCGCCTACAATCTCAACTACCACACGCCGCCCGACTCGGAGACGACGATGTGA
- the LOC108008489 gene encoding ribonuclease H2 subunit C produces MSITLDFNGKNLAKSKQLDLHYLPAKIDGDGEANVEQYFNNYTREATEFGSGILTNALRGYPLVGEQLKVPEGYRGLVLQETEKPISESSDRQLRLTGVFGDFTYWNYDKVPSNGDAYRQALLLADVAQALSQPITEHDLEAEIARNKENAKESP; encoded by the exons ATGTCTATAACGCTGGATTTTAATGGCAAGAACCTGGCCAAGAGCAAGCAATTGGACCTACACTACTTGCCGGCTAAAATAGACGGCGATGGCGAGGCGAATGTGGAGCAATACTTCAACAACTACACAAGGGAAGCAACCGAATTTGGTAGTGGAATCCTGACAAACGCTCTACGCGGATACCCTTTGGTGGGGGAGCAGCTGAAAGTGCCCGAAGGATACCGCGGACTGGTTCTCCAGGAAACGGAGAAGCCCATTAGCGAATCCTCCGACAGGCAGCTGCGTCTTACAGGTGTTTTCGGGGACTTTACCTACTGGAACTACGACAAAGTGCCCTCCAATGGCGATGCCTACCGACAGGCGCTCCTCCTGGCCGATGTGGCCCAAGCT TTGTCGCAGCCTATCACCGAACATGATTTGGAGGCGGAAATCGCTCGGAACAAGGAAAACGCCAAGGAAAGCCCTTAG
- the LOC108009489 gene encoding protein PET100 homolog, mitochondrial: MGTWVLEVAKMGMYMAFPVTLFHLFNQPEYFEEWVTKKKRELYPPESKSHHEELQRAIREHHAQHDAKMMRAMEEAEGKKK; this comes from the coding sequence ATGGGAACCTGGGTGCTGGAGGTGGCCAAGATGGGCATGTACATGGCCTTCCCCGTGACGCTGTTCCACCTGTTCAACCAGCCGGAATATTTCGAGGAGTGGGTGACCAAGAAGAAGCGGGAGCTCTATCCGCCGGAGAGCAAGAGCCACCACGAGGAGCTGCAGCGAGCGATACGGGAGCACCACGCCCAGCACGACGCCAAAATGATGAGGGCCATGGAGGAGGCCGAGGGCAAGAAGAAGTAG